One window of Trifolium pratense cultivar HEN17-A07 linkage group LG5, ARS_RC_1.1, whole genome shotgun sequence genomic DNA carries:
- the LOC123882963 gene encoding phytohormone-binding protein CSBP-like yields MTKEFNQQAEVCLGLETLWQALSKDLIVTIPKIIPNIVKDVKLIEGNGGIGTIFHFTFFSGVTPVSYQKEKIIELDESCNEIGLQVVEGGYLNKGFSYYKTSFKLSAVGEDKTLVNVKISYDYELEIEESSIPMKTLESALHFLRCLEKYVLNDASE; encoded by the exons ATGACAAAGGAATTCAATCAGCAAGCAGAGGTCTGTTTGGGGTTAGAAACTTTGTGGCAAGCTCTGTCCAAGGATTTGATTGTAACAATTCCAAAGATTATACCAAACATTGTGAAAGATGTCAAATTAATTGAAGGAAATGGAGGAATTGGTACCATctttcattttactttcttCTCAG GTGTAACCCCGGTAAGTTACCAGAAGGAGAAGATCATAGAGCTTGATGAGTCTTGTAATGAAATTGGATTGCAAGTGGTTGAAGGAGGATATTTGAATAAAGGTTTTTCATACTACAAAACAAGTTTCAAGCTATCTGCTGTAGGAGAGGATAAGACTTTGGTTAATGTGAAGATTTCTTATGATTATGAGTTGGAAATTGAAGAAAGTAGCATTCCAATGAAAACATTAGAATCTGCTTTACACTTTCTTAGATGCTTAGAAAAGTATGTGTTGAATGATGCTTCAGAATAA